Proteins from one Scleropages formosus chromosome 14, fSclFor1.1, whole genome shotgun sequence genomic window:
- the LOC114912227 gene encoding T-cell surface antigen CD2-like produces the protein MRATILSVLLLCSTTFILGVTADAKCDVSGEVGDRVPIDLGYPYTKAEDELVWKRSTVTIIKQKKGKLVTGKEGDVEDNGSLVLHNVTMEQKGEYSAEVFNSGGKQVYSVTKNLCVREKVSKPGKPSFTCSDFSVKLTCSAQGTSSDIVWLKNNKETKKTGTALILKLTEITAADEFSCSISNKIRSAQSDAVKVSCPGLTPERKLFGLDMYIMIAILAGGGGLFLILVGVLVFCCFRRYRQNKNRFRDEEELRLAAVTQQQQQQQKRQEQRHQEQDPYAHPHGQHRHQAPPRGHAPPCPHPQNGDGQTPAPPRSRGKPRSRPPPVPAEDGAEEQPPPRPRPRQSAPRHNR, from the exons ATGAGGGCCACCATCCTCTCCGTGCTGCTCCTCTGCTCAACCACCTTCATCCTCGGAG TAACAGCCGACGCCAAGTGCGATGTGAGCGGAGAGGTTGGAGACAGGGTGCCCATTGATCTGGGTTATCCGTACACCAAAGCAGAAGATGAACTGGTCTGGAAACGCAGCACAGTGACAATCATTaagcaaaagaaaggaaaactcgtaacaggaaaagaaggagatGTAGAGGATAATGGATCCCTTGTCCTGCACAATGTGACGATGGAGCAGAAAGGAGAATATTCTGCTGAAGTGTTTAACAGTGGTGGAAAACAGGTGTACTCAGTAACGAAGAACTTGTGCGTGAGAG AGAAAGTTTCGAAACCCGGCAAGCCCTCGTTCACGTGCTCGGATTTCTCGGTCAAACTGACCTGCAGTGCGCAGGGCACCAGCTCGGACATCGTGTGGCTGAAGAACAACAAAGAGACGAAGAAGACGGGCACAGCTCTGATTCTGAAGCTCACCGAAATAACGGCAGCTGATGAATTCTCCTGCAGCATCTCAAACAAAATCCGTTCGGCGCAGAGCGACGCCGTCAAGGTGTCATGTCCAGGTCTCACTCCAG AACGAAAACTCTTCGGCTTGGACATGTACATCATGATAGCGATCCTCGCGGGAGGAGGCGGCCTGTTCCTCATCCTCGTCGGGGTCctggtcttctgctgcttccGCCGCTACAGGCAGAACAAGAACCGGTTTAGAG ATGAGGAGGAGCTCCGACTGGCCGCCGtcacccagcagcagcagcagcagcagaagcggCAGGAGCAGCGGCACCAGGAGCAGGATCCGTACGCGCACCCGCACGGGCAGCACCGGCACCAGGCGCCCCCGCGAGGACACGCGCCGCCCTGCCCCCACCCGCAGAACGGAGACGGACAGACGCCGGCGCCGCCCAGGTCGAGAGGCAAACCCCGCTCCAGACCGCCGCCGGTGCCCGCCGAGGACGGGGCGGAGGAGCAGCCGCCACCCCGACCCAGGCCGAGGCAGTCGGCGCCCCGGCACAACCGCTAG